AGTGCCGAAACTTTTGCACTGGAATACGCGGACATATTAAGCTTCCCGACGGTAATATCCCCGACAAGCGCACCCTCATTTTCGTACACCCAGGCAAGCGCTGAATTATCAGAATATAAACGGTCACGGTTGAACGGCAGATTCTCAGCAGTAATCCTTACGATATCCGGATAATCCGCAATAACGTGTACAGGCGACCCTGCGGGTAGGTTCGCAGAGGAAACCTCATCCGGCTGGCGCACGACAATACGCGCAGAATTTTCGATCCTCAACTGAATAGTATTCCCAACGGATGCAAGTTTATCCAGCAGGACATAGAGGTTATACCGTTTTCGTGTACCCGCTTCTAATCTTTGAACCTTTGAAGTATCCGAAAACTCAAGCCATGCCAGCCCCTGGTTGAACGATGCGGAACTAAGCAGTACACCGGGCAATGTCCCGGAGTCGATGTAGATAAACACGTAATTCGCGTCAGTAGACGACTGCCTGGCAGTATATAAATCATCACCCCCGAGATTAACCCCTATACCTTCAAAATACGCAACATTACTATCCACCTCAACAGCGAAGGACATAAACTTTTCGGTCGCTCCCTGATAGATAGCCCGTCCCCCTGCCGGAGGGTCAGGGATCAGTGTCACGAGGTCATACTCGGGATACACCACAACTTCCTGTGAAAGAAACCACCCGTTAGTGCTGTCATACGCAGAACCCATTGGAAGAATACCGTTATTCCCTTCGGGGCTAAGGAAAAGGTATGCGGTACTAACCTGGAGCAGCATTTTAAAAGTTGCATTCCCGAACTTATCGCAGTTATATTCCGCAGGAAAACTTACTGTCACAAAGAAAAATGACTGTACCTGCGTGATAGTTTGTGTTGATAGATGCACTATAGTTTCAAGATCGCTTGTACTAAACACCCCGGAACCTATCATAGTATCGTATATGGTATTCAACTTCCCGTCGGGGTCGGTATCAGCGTATACGCGAATAATTTCACCATTCTCCGCATTACGCGGAGGTATCACTTTCCCATTTTGCCTGAGTTTAAGAGCGGTGAAGGGCGACCTTGCGCGGTCGGTATTCATATCAAGTGTCCACATCAATATATCGCGGTATCCCTGATACGCCGTAGTATTGGAGGTGAGGTTGTTTACGATAACCCTAACGGTACACGAACTTGGCGCGATATACGGTGTTGCGCTATTGTATGGAAGATTATTCCTTGCGGGAAGTATACCGCTGCTCACAGTGATCCCGTCGTAGTTGATTGAGAACCCCAAAGTTTTATCCAGTACCGCGAGGTCAAGAACATCAAACGCGACAAAATAATAATTTGTGGTATTAGTAATAGTTTCAATCAAATTAAACGTCACAGTCCCGCTGCTGAACACCCCGGATGCCTTCTGCCCATCGGAAGGCGGGTCAAACCTAAGATTCCCCTGGTCCTTAAATAATCTTACGACAGAAATATCAGAATCACTACCGGTACCAGTCCGCGTGATAGTAAGTTTTGTAATAGCCGACGACGTTCCCTCTTCACGTGTAGACAACCCGAACATACCGACCGCCTGACCTTCCCGGCTTTGAACCACCTCGGGTGGTGCGGTGAATATATCATCCCTCGGGGTACAGACTAAACCATTCCAGTTCATCACGGCTGACGTCCCGCGCATATAATACTTCACCCATGAAGTTCCCCCGTCGGTAGTCTTGTAGATTGTCCCGTTAGCCCCTGCAATCCAGCCGATATTCTGGCTAACAAAAAATATGCTCTTAAGGTTAGCACCGAAACTATAGTTAACCTTTGTCCAGGTTGTACCCCCGTTGATAGTCCGCAGTAACGTAGAATTATCCCCTACCGCCCACAAATTATTTGAATCTATATACGCCATCCCAAAAACATTTTCTGTGGTTGTACTATTCTGTACCACCCACGACGTACCGGAATCTAAAGTACGCACAATCGTCCCGTTAGTCCCCACTGCCCACCCGGTACTTGTATCAAGGAATACAGCATACTGCAGATTATTTACTGTCGGAACGGTAACCTGCGACCACGCAGTACCTCCGTTAAAAGTTTTCACTACCGCCCCGCCGTCACCCAATGCAATCCCGTCGGTAGCAGAAAACATGTGTATTGCATTAAGCACGAGCGACGTGGATAACTGCAGTACCCACGTATTCCCGCTATCCATACTTTTGAGGATAACCCCGTTCCCCACTGCCCACCCGGTATTGATATCAGCAAAATGTACGGAATGCATAGTACTCAACACACCGGTAGATTTCGGGTTCCAGCTCAACCCCCCGTCGGTAGTTTTATACGCACTGCCGTTAGACCCTACTGCCCACCCTGTACTGGAGTTTACAAAATATATTGACTCCAATCCATTAACCGCAGCAGTACCGTATATCTGGCTGAACCAGTCAGCCCCGGCATTCGCAGTTTTTTTGATAGTACCCTTAGTCCCGACAAGCCAACCGGTCTCCAGCCCGTCAAAATACAGTTTGTTATACGTTTCATCCGTAAGTTCTTCTGCGGTATAAGTTATCTGTTTAGCAACAGTGAAATTATTAATCTGTGCGCTAAACTGCCCATTATCCCCCGCGCCTATAGTATATGAACTGGGAATAACAACTACGTTCGACGGGTCGGAGGAGATGATACTAACCTTCCCGCGGTATTGTGCGGAGATATTACCATAATTATCTACGGCTTTGATAACCATACTTTCCGGGGTCCAGATAGTACCTTTTGCATCGTGGGTAATGGAGAACGTAGTTGCCGCACCCGGGATGATAGTAATCCCCTGACTCCCTGAAGACCATCCCCGGGATGATGTTTCTGATACCGTAATTGTAGGAGCCCCGGAGTTAAGGTCACGATAATAAAACCTACCTTCGTACTCACCTTTACGGATAGTAAAATACGGCGCGCCATAGCTCCCGTCCTCACCTGTGGTTGAGAACTCACCTTTCCCAGAGGTGGACTGGAAGTATATATTAATCTCCTGTTCAATCTGCAAAGGATTACCATCCTTATCCTGGCACTGAATAATAAAAGGCTCACTGCGGAAGCCTACGTAAATCGTCTGAGCCGGCGAGATAAAGACAAGTTTCGCAACCTTCGCTGCGGGACATCCAACGAAGATGTTTGATAACTCACCCTTATTTGCTGTGGAATCCTGTGCTTTTACATTAAACCAGTAGGTAGTCCCCGGGACAAGGCTGGTGACCAAAATTCTTTGCCCCACCCCCTGTGTAACGGTAGTATCCTTATTAATAACATACGCAGCATCAAACTTAGCGTCAGTATTGATAAGAAAATTTGAGTGACGGACAAGGAATTTGCCGTTAGATATATTATTGAATGTAGCATCAGCATACGGCGCGGTCCATGTGAGAACGATCTCACCCTCTTTTAACTTACTAGGTTCAGCATAAAGGTCAGTGATTCCCGACGGGCAGCCGTTAAAGTAATACGGGCCAAGTGTTTGCGCACCCGCAGATTCATTATCACCGTTATAACTCCGCACATGAAAATACCAGTTATCACTGTTTAACGGCGGAGGAAGCAAAATTTCCGGCTTCTTAAAAATCCAATCCCCTGTGATATCATGCTGTTTTGATGACGACTTCACGGTCCACAAACTTTCTGTATCCACCCAGGAATGCGTGGTCCCTGTAGACCAGTCATAACGGTAATACTGCACGCCATCCGTACCGGAACTCACATTACTCGTAAAATAAAATTCACTGTCATTAGTCCATGAACCTGTGGAGTACGACTGGTAATGATACCCCATGGGCTGGTCCTCAAAAAACTTTTCCCTTGCAACATTAGCATTCACAGCTGAGGTGTATTTATATACAGGCGCAATCTGCCCGTTATTATTAGCACTGGCATTCCCGCCAACAGAATTATACGCAACTGAATACCTCCCGTATGATGTATTCGCCTTAAGCGGCGTCTCCACCCAAAATGTGGTATTCACCCCGAGTTCGGAGATAACCCCTGCGGTATCCGCAGCGAGGAGATACCCTGAACTAGAAAACGTCTTGGATGCAGAATACACGCGGTACCCGGTCTCGGAAGGGCTATTATCCAGCCATGACCAGTCAATAGTATAAGTTGATACAGCAACACCGTGGAACTTAGACGGCTTCAACGGCGGTGAGTTATACTTTATTGACATTTCCTCAAAATATGGTGTATTCACGCCATCACCAAGTAATACTATCTTATACTGCAGATATCTCCCATTACTTATTTGAGTAGGATTCGAAAAATTAGTCACTTCAATATAAGTCGGGAGTTCGGAGATAACGCTGAACGAACTGTTTGAAGTTCGGAAGTACGCCTTAACGTTGGTACTAAGCCCTGTGAGTGTCCAGGAAGTATACTCAATAATAGTATTATCCCCCTGGGTGTCCAATACATTAGACCAATACTCACCACGGGTATAGTACGGCTTTTTTTCTTCCAAAATCCCGCAGGTGATAGGAGGATCATTTGACTTATACTTACGTATAATTATTAAGTCCACCCACCCGCGATCTGGCGGGTATGTTATACTTATATCCTTACTAAACTCCCATTTGAAAGAATGTTCACCCGAAGAAATCTGATACTCTTCTTGTGCATAGTTATGAAGTTGATTCCCAAAAGTTGGAATCCTTTTTTGCTGCACCCCATCTAAATAAAAATATAAGTGATCGGTCCCAGACCCCTGGCAGTATGCAGCCCAGTAAAACGTAATTTTACCTTCCATAGATATAGTTTTTGCAATTGTTAAAGTAGAATTCTCACTGTTTGCAAGAGTGGAATTACACACAGCATAATTCCCTTCATAAATTCTATCCTCCGGAATACCTGTGGAAGCAATCCTGAACGGGCGATTACCCCCGATTGACCATTTGGTAATATCTATTGACCCGGACTCCCAGTCTTCATAGAGGTCAAATACACCGTCACGGTTTTCCGCGGTCGTTGTACTTGGATTGCTAATATAAATATAGATATCTTTAACTGATTGATGGGAAATCAATGGTACTTTGGTCCAAATGATTGTCGAGGTTGTATTCTTAGTCGCAGGGACAATCCAGTAGGGCAGTAGTGTCATTCCATCACTATCCGTCACACGTATATCCCCAAGATCGGAACGGGTATATGAACTTCTAATAAGATTATACGTATCCGTAGTTATTGTTATCTGATAATCGGTAAGATCC
This genomic stretch from Elusimicrobiota bacterium harbors:
- a CDS encoding DUF2341 domain-containing protein, which gives rise to METSSADFNDGYLYRSTYNATFTDLQIADMAEWLDTNWARRIVVRIDNSSSYADLTDYQITITTDTYNLIRSSYTRSDLGDIRVTDSDGMTLLPYWIVPATKNTTSTIIWTKVPLISHQSVKDIYIYISNPSTTTAENRDGVFDLYEDWESGSIDITKWSIGGNRPFRIASTGIPEDRIYEGNYAVCNSTLANSENSTLTIAKTISMEGKITFYWAAYCQGSGTDHLYFYLDGVQQKRIPTFGNQLHNYAQEEYQISSGEHSFKWEFSKDISITYPPDRGWVDLIIIRKYKSNDPPITCGILEEKKPYYTRGEYWSNVLDTQGDNTIIEYTSWTLTGLSTNVKAYFRTSNSSFSVISELPTYIEVTNFSNPTQISNGRYLQYKIVLLGDGVNTPYFEEMSIKYNSPPLKPSKFHGVAVSTYTIDWSWLDNSPSETGYRVYSASKTFSSSGYLLAADTAGVISELGVNTTFWVETPLKANTSYGRYSVAYNSVGGNASANNNGQIAPVYKYTSAVNANVAREKFFEDQPMGYHYQSYSTGSWTNDSEFYFTSNVSSGTDGVQYYRYDWSTGTTHSWVDTESLWTVKSSSKQHDITGDWIFKKPEILLPPPLNSDNWYFHVRSYNGDNESAGAQTLGPYYFNGCPSGITDLYAEPSKLKEGEIVLTWTAPYADATFNNISNGKFLVRHSNFLINTDAKFDAAYVINKDTTVTQGVGQRILVTSLVPGTTYWFNVKAQDSTANKGELSNIFVGCPAAKVAKLVFISPAQTIYVGFRSEPFIIQCQDKDGNPLQIEQEINIYFQSTSGKGEFSTTGEDGSYGAPYFTIRKGEYEGRFYYRDLNSGAPTITVSETSSRGWSSGSQGITIIPGAATTFSITHDAKGTIWTPESMVIKAVDNYGNISAQYRGKVSIISSDPSNVVVIPSSYTIGAGDNGQFSAQINNFTVAKQITYTAEELTDETYNKLYFDGLETGWLVGTKGTIKKTANAGADWFSQIYGTAAVNGLESIYFVNSSTGWAVGSNGSAYKTTDGGLSWNPKSTGVLSTMHSVHFADINTGWAVGNGVILKSMDSGNTWVLQLSTSLVLNAIHMFSATDGIALGDGGAVVKTFNGGTAWSQVTVPTVNNLQYAVFLDTSTGWAVGTNGTIVRTLDSGTSWVVQNSTTTENVFGMAYIDSNNLWAVGDNSTLLRTINGGTTWTKVNYSFGANLKSIFFVSQNIGWIAGANGTIYKTTDGGTSWVKYYMRGTSAVMNWNGLVCTPRDDIFTAPPEVVQSREGQAVGMFGLSTREEGTSSAITKLTITRTGTGSDSDISVVRLFKDQGNLRFDPPSDGQKASGVFSSGTVTFNLIETITNTTNYYFVAFDVLDLAVLDKTLGFSINYDGITVSSGILPARNNLPYNSATPYIAPSSCTVRVIVNNLTSNTTAYQGYRDILMWTLDMNTDRARSPFTALKLRQNGKVIPPRNAENGEIIRVYADTDPDGKLNTIYDTMIGSGVFSTSDLETIVHLSTQTITQVQSFFFVTVSFPAEYNCDKFGNATFKMLLQVSTAYLFLSPEGNNGILPMGSAYDSTNGWFLSQEVVVYPEYDLVTLIPDPPAGGRAIYQGATEKFMSFAVEVDSNVAYFEGIGVNLGGDDLYTARQSSTDANYVFIYIDSGTLPGVLLSSASFNQGLAWLEFSDTSKVQRLEAGTRKRYNLYVLLDKLASVGNTIQLRIENSARIVVRQPDEVSSANLPAGSPVHVIADYPDIVRITAENLPFNRDRLYSDNSALAWVYENEGALVGDITVGKLNMSAYSSAKVSALTFTHKHREVANVKGSDIIDAVKVYADTDNNGLFNTDDVLLSTGAFTYSDIEKTQATVTLSPVQVVQYNSTHTYFVVYDVARSTPSIGKILNFDDRDYVALTVVNPDLGSVLAPFKAVALYIKDPKEPTCKNPGSENALPVIKNIGTVYYTNQPSMLKFAWELLLPEAGTVTYNYAVGTSTGDTAVQQWTLTIDRSAFITGVNLLHDSTYYFRLKAMNAINGQSYTSSEAWFVFHVDLTAPVMPSAAPYIPSGTGGTSFWLNWYPAVDYESNVSTYTLERQVNTSPLWETVSESISGSLTAYHIDNLTNGYFYRFRVKSRNGAGTVSSYSLSSAWYTPLSPGEVIKEISSYPNPVDIRDTNVTITYILNADMQAVLKIYDVFGELVKTFSFNLGENGGANGPNSVTWDGRNELGNKVSTGMYFLYIDVKTPAGSTEHKTWKIGIMH